GATTACGCCTATGGCTGGCTGAAGACCGAGACCGGCGTGCACCGTCTGGTGCGCAAGTCGCCGTTCGACTCGGACAACCGCCGCCACACCAGCTTCACCTCGGTGTTCGTGTCGCCGGAAATCGATGACAACATCGACATCACCATCAACCCGGCCGACCTGCGTACCGACGTGTACCGCTCGTCCGGTGCCGGTGGCCAGCACGTGAACAAGACCGAGTCGGCGGTGCGTATCACCCACATCCCGACCAACATCGTCGTGGCCTGCCAGACCGGCCGCAGCCAGCACCAGAACCGCGACAACGCGATGAAGATGCTGGCCGCCAAGCTGTACGAACTGGAGATCCAGAAGCGCAACGCCGAGAAGGACGCAGTGGAAGCCACCAAGTCCGACATCGGCTGGGGCAGCCAGATCCGCAACTACGTGCTCGACCAGAGCCGTATCAAGGACCTGCGCACCGGCATCGAGCGTTCGGACACGCAGAAGGTGCTCGACGGCGACCTGGACGAGTTCGTCGAGGCCAGCCTGAAGGCCGGCCTGGCCGTGGGTTCCAAGCGCATCGATGCCTGATCCACGCGCCTGCGCAGTTATCATCGCCTCCGCACAGGGGGGCGATGTTGCGCAGCGAGAGTGAACGCCGGGAACTGGGCGGCTTCCTGAAAGCCTGCCGCGCCCGTGTCGACCCCGTCACGCTTGGCCTGCCGGCTGGGCGTCGGCGCACCCCAGGCCTGAAGCGTGAGGAAGTAGCGCTGGCCATCGGGGTCAGTGTCAGCTGGTACACCTGGATCGAGCAGGGCCGCGAAGTACGTGCCTCGCCCGAGGTGCTCGAGCGCCTGGCGAACGTGCTGCGCCTGAGCGATGACGAGCGCGCGTATGCCTTCGCGCTGTCCGGTTACGGCGTGCCGCTGGAATCGCCGGACGAAAGCGTGACCGACGGCCTGCGCCAGCTGGTGGAGGCGATGCAGCCGATCCCGGCGTACGTACGCAACACGCGCTTCGACATTCTGGCCTGGAACGCGGCCATTGCCGACCTGTTCGTGGATTACAGCCAGTTCCCGCAGAACCAGCGCAACACACTGTGGCTGATGTTTCTGTACGCGCCTTACCGCGAACGCATCCTCAACTGGGAAGAGATGAGCCGTGGCCTGCTGGCCGGGTTCCGGGCGGCGATGGCGCAGGCGCCGGACAAGGCACCGTTCCTGGCGCTGGCCGAGGACATTTCGGCGCAGAGCGAGCAGTTCCGCCTGTGGTGGCCGGAGCATGACGTCCGTCGTTTCGACGAGGGGGCGAAGAAGCTGATGCATCCCACGCGTGGGTTGCTGGACCTGCAGTACGTGGCGCTGGTGCCGGAAAGCCGGCACGACCTTTCGCTGGTGACCTACCTGCCGCGGAAGTAGGGGGTTTGTCCGGCAGGGCTTGCAGCCCTGCACCTGCTTCAAGCCACGTCCACGTCAAAAGCCAGAGCGGCATTCCGTGGGATGGCGGGGCACTGTGGGTTTGCGGGGACGCCGTAAACCCCCCTCCGGGGTCCGGCCCAGCCGCTGGCGGCTGTGCGTTCGGGCGCTCGCGAAGCAGTGCTTCGCAAGCAAAGCGCCCTCACCCATGGGGGCTTGGTCGCCGCTTGCTCGTGTGCGCTGTCCTGCGCACACGGCAAGACCGGGGTTGGGCGTCCTGCCCAACCCGCCCGAGGCATGTCTCGGGCCCATGCGGCTCACACCCCGCAAACCCACAGTGCCCCGCCTTCGACAGGTTCACGCGGCTGTTGGAACCTGCTGGTGGTGGGTGCCGACCGTTGGTCGGCACATCTGTCGGATATCGATATTCAAATGGGGTCAGAGCCCGTTGCGCAGCAACGGGATCCGACCCCGTGCCGACCAACGGTCGGCACCCACCAAAGCAGAACGCCGTGCTCCGACAGATCGCGGAGGTTTGTCGAAGGCGGGGTGGGTCCGGTTGAGGGGGTGTGAGCGGCATGGATGCCGCGACCAAGCCCCCATGGGTGAGGGCGCTTTGCTTGCGAAGCACTGCTTCGCAAGCGCCCGAACGCCCAGCCGCCAGCGGCTGGGCCGGTCTGGGGGTTTACGGCGTCCCCCTCAACCGGACCCACCCCGCCATCCCACGGAAAGCCAGCTTTTGACGTTGACGTTGCCGTGGCTTGAAGCAGGTGCAGGGCTGCAAGCCCTGCCATAACACCCCCTCCCTATACAGGTAAGTGCAGGTCACAGGATAAGCAGACGCCTTGTTGCTGCCATCGAACAGGTCCACATTCCTGTCCAGGACACGGGCCGCCGGCCCGTTGTCGAGACAAGAGGAGACCTGCATGTCCGCTGCCCCCACCACCGCCATCTCCCGCGATCCGGCCACCGGCCAGCAGATCGCCAGCCACCCCTTCGCCACCGCCGCTGAGTTGGAAGACCTCCTGCAGCGCGGCCAGGCCGGCTTCGTCGCCTGGAGCGCGCAGCCGCTGGACGCGCGCGCTGACGTGCTGCGTGCCATGGCCACCGTCCTGCGCCGTGACCGCGAGCCGCTGGCCGCGATGGCCACCGCCGAGATGGGCAAGGTCCATGCCGAATCGCTGGCCGAGATCGAGAAGTGCGCGCTGCTGTGCGATTGGTATGCCGATAACGGTGCGCAGTACCTGTGCGACGAGCCCACCCAGGTGCCTGATGACAAGGCCTACGTGTCCTACCTGCCGCTGGGCGTGGTGCTGGGCATCATGCCGTGGAACTTCCCATACTGGCAGGTGATGCGCGCGGCGGTGCCGATCCTGATGGGCGGCAACGGTTTCCTGCTGAAGCCGGCCGAGAACATCGTCGGCACCGCGCAGCTGCTCGATGCCGCCTGGCGCGAAGCCGGCCTGCCGGACGGCACCTTCATCGCCGCCAACATCAGCCGCGAGGGCACCAGTGCCGCCATCGCCGATGACCGCATCGCCGCCGTCACCCTCACCGGCAGCGTCGCCGCCGGCCGCAGCATCGCCGCCCAGGCCGGGCAGGCGCTGAAGAAGGTGGTGCTGGAACTGGGCGGCTCCGACCCCTTCATCGTGCTCGCCGATGCTGACCTTGATGCCGCGGTCGATGCGGCCGTGGCCTCGCGCTTCCAGAACACCGGGCAGGTCTGCATCGCCGGCAAGCGGATCATCGTCGAAGAGGCTGTCTACGAGCGTTTCGTGGCGCAGTTCTGCCAGAAGGTGCAGGCGCTGACCATCGGTGACGGCCGCGAAGCCGGCAACCGCATCGGCCCGATGGCTCGCCAGGACCTGCTCGAGCAGCTCGACGCACAGGTGCGCGCCTCGGTCGACGCCGGCGCGCAGCTGCTGGTCGGCGGCCATCAGCTGGATCGCCCGGGCAGCTTCTACGCACCCACCGTGCTGGCCGGGGTGGAGCCGGGGATGCAGGCCTTCGATACCGAGACCTTCGGGCCGGTGGCCTCGATCAGCCGCGCCCGCGACGCCGACCACGCAGTGGAGCTGGCCAACCAGAGCGAATTCGGCCTCAGCGGCAACCTGTGGACCGGCAACCATGAACGGGCCATGCAGCTGGCGCGCCGCCTGCAGACCGGCGGCGTGTTCGTCAACGGTTTCTCGGCCTCCGACCCGCGCGTGCCGATCGGCGGCGTGAAGAAGAGCGGCTTTGGCCGCGAGCTCTCGCACTTCGGCATCCGTGAGTTCGTCAACGCGCAGACGGTCTGGTTCGACAAGCGTTGACGCGCGGTTTCCACCCTTCCTGCAACGATCCACCATCAGTCCAGCGATAAGGACGGCATTCCAATGTCCAAGGGTTCAGATCTGCTTGTCGCCGCACTTGAGAACGAAGGCGTCGAGCGCATTTTCGGTATTCCCGGCGAAGAAAACCTCGACGTGGTCGAGTCGCTGCGCCATTCCAGCATCGAGCTGGTCATCACCCGCCACGAGCAGGCGGCGGTGTTCATGGCCGCCACCTACGGCCGCCTGACCGGCAAGCCGGGCGTGTGCCTGGCCACCCTCGGCCCGGGCGCGCTGAACTTCACCACCGGCGCGGCCTATGCGCTGCTGGGGGCATGGCCGGTCATCATGATCACCGGCCAGAAGGGCATCGTTGCCAGCAAGCAGGCGCGCTTCCAGATCG
This genomic stretch from Stenotrophomonas sp. SAU14A_NAIMI4_5 harbors:
- the prfB gene encoding peptide chain release factor 2 (programmed frameshift); amino-acid sequence: MIELNPVRQRITDLTDRVVSLRGYLDYDAKKERLEEVTRELESPDVWNNAEYAQNLGRERSSLEKTVGGIAAVLDGLTDATELLELAESEQDEDTALAVVADLDKHQAHVEKLEFQRMFSGEMDNAAAFVDIQAGAGGTEAQDWAEILLRMYLRWCESRGWKTELMEVSGGDVAGIKSATLRVEGDYAYGWLKTETGVHRLVRKSPFDSDNRRHTSFTSVFVSPEIDDNIDITINPADLRTDVYRSSGAGGQHVNKTESAVRITHIPTNIVVACQTGRSQHQNRDNAMKMLAAKLYELEIQKRNAEKDAVEATKSDIGWGSQIRNYVLDQSRIKDLRTGIERSDTQKVLDGDLDEFVEASLKAGLAVGSKRIDA
- a CDS encoding helix-turn-helix transcriptional regulator; translation: MLRSESERRELGGFLKACRARVDPVTLGLPAGRRRTPGLKREEVALAIGVSVSWYTWIEQGREVRASPEVLERLANVLRLSDDERAYAFALSGYGVPLESPDESVTDGLRQLVEAMQPIPAYVRNTRFDILAWNAAIADLFVDYSQFPQNQRNTLWLMFLYAPYRERILNWEEMSRGLLAGFRAAMAQAPDKAPFLALAEDISAQSEQFRLWWPEHDVRRFDEGAKKLMHPTRGLLDLQYVALVPESRHDLSLVTYLPRK
- a CDS encoding NAD-dependent succinate-semialdehyde dehydrogenase codes for the protein MSAAPTTAISRDPATGQQIASHPFATAAELEDLLQRGQAGFVAWSAQPLDARADVLRAMATVLRRDREPLAAMATAEMGKVHAESLAEIEKCALLCDWYADNGAQYLCDEPTQVPDDKAYVSYLPLGVVLGIMPWNFPYWQVMRAAVPILMGGNGFLLKPAENIVGTAQLLDAAWREAGLPDGTFIAANISREGTSAAIADDRIAAVTLTGSVAAGRSIAAQAGQALKKVVLELGGSDPFIVLADADLDAAVDAAVASRFQNTGQVCIAGKRIIVEEAVYERFVAQFCQKVQALTIGDGREAGNRIGPMARQDLLEQLDAQVRASVDAGAQLLVGGHQLDRPGSFYAPTVLAGVEPGMQAFDTETFGPVASISRARDADHAVELANQSEFGLSGNLWTGNHERAMQLARRLQTGGVFVNGFSASDPRVPIGGVKKSGFGRELSHFGIREFVNAQTVWFDKR